One region of Brassica napus cultivar Da-Ae chromosome A10, Da-Ae, whole genome shotgun sequence genomic DNA includes:
- the LOC111213135 gene encoding L-type lectin-domain containing receptor kinase I.7-like — MIRGSLLGIIWMICCVCTSLQQETTFVYNGFDQGDHRIHLDGGARILPKNDVLQLTNETTTQIGRAFFEQPIEFNPSEPVSFSTHFVCALVRVGDVSGHGMAFFVSHSTDFVGAEPTRFFGLFNANGAASTRVLAVELDISKAPDVLDISDNHVGIDVNSAKSVKAENASYFSDKEGRMIDMNLLSGDPIQVWVDYVGTTLNVTIAPLGNQKPSRPLVSSPPINLTEIVKGRRMFVGFSGATGSIMVNQYLLGWSFSKSMGSLQKIDISKLPKVPHPSNKNKSSSTVRNALLGLIAFLVLGLLFGAYMYRRNLYAEVREEWEKEYGPLRYSYKSLYKATNGFSRDEFLGKGGFGEVYKGTLPRNIELREVAVKKVSHEGEHGMKQFVSEIVCMRSLKHRSLVPLLGYCRRKHELILVSEYMPNGSLDHYLFNHDRPTLPWPRRFAILKDIALALSYLHTEADQVVIHRDIKASNVMLDADFNGRLGDFGMSRLYDRGTDPTTTAAVGTIGYMAPELTTMGPSTVTDVYAFGVFLLEITCGRRPVEAGFSGAKRFLVQWVGECWRRSSLLDVVDPRLTEFSSGEVERVLKVGLLCANLAPEARPSMEQVVQYVNGNLALPEFWPYSPGIGVLTPTAFSQAQLMVPSLSLSSSSSNNSMFITHSLLYGSGR, encoded by the coding sequence ATGATTCGAGGATCGCTTCTGGGAATCATCTGGATGATATGTTGTGTTTGCACGTCACTCCAACAAGAGACAACGTTCGTCTACAACGGCTTCGACCAAGGAGATCATCGTATTCATCTTGACGGTGGTGCAAGAATCCTTCCAAAAAATGATGTCCTGCAACTCACGAATGAAACAACAACGCAAATAGGTCGTGCTTTCTtcgagcagcctattgagttcaACCCATCTGAACCAGTCTCGTTCTCGACGCATTTTGTGTGTGCGCTGGTCCGTGTAGGTGACGTGAGTGGCCACGGCATGGCGTTCTTTGTGTCTCATTCCACTGATTTCGTAGGCGCCGAACCAACTCGATTCTTCGGGCTTTTCAACGCCAATGGAGCTGCTTCCACACGTGTGTTGGCTGTTGAGCTTGATATATCCAAAGCTCCAGATGTGCTTGACATCAGTGATAATCACGTTGGGATTGATGTGAACAGCGCAAAGTCGGTGAAAGCTGAAAACGCTTCTTATTTTTCAGACAAAGAAGGTCGGATGATTGACATGAATCTCTTGAGTGGAGATCCTATCCAGGTTTGGGTGGATTATGTAGGAACAACACTCAACGTTACAATTGCTCCTCTTGGAAACCAGAAACCAAGCCGACCTCTTGTGTCATCACCCCCCATCAATCTCACAGAGATAGTGAAAGGCAGAAGGATGTTTGTCGGGTTTTCCGGTGCAACCGGGTCCATCATGGTCAACCAGTACTTACTCGGGTGGAGTTTTAGCAAAAGCATGGGGTCTCTGCAGAAGATTGACATCTCAAAGCTTCCCAAAGTTCCTCACCCTAGCAATAAAAACAAGTCTTCATCTACGGTGCGCAATGCTCTGTTGGGTTTAATAGCTTTCTTAGTTTTGGGGCTTCTCTTTGGAGCTTATATGTATAGGAGAAACTTGTACGCTGAAGTGAGAGAGGAATGGGAGAAGGAGTATGGTCCTCTCAGGTATTCCTACAAATCTTTATACAAAGCAACAAATGGGTTCAGTAGAGATGAATTTCTTGGGAAAGGAGGTTTTGGTGAAGTCTACAAAGGAACACTCCCTCGGAACATTGAGCTGAGAGAAGTGGCTGTGAAGAAAGTATCACACGAGGGTGAGCATGGTATGAAACAGTTTGTCTCTGAGATCGTGTGCATGAGGAGTTTAAAACACCGGAGCTTGGTTCCACTTCTTGGGTATTGCAGGAGGAAACATGAGCTAATACTAGTCTCTGAGTACATGCCAAATGGTAGCCTTGATCATTACTTGTTTAATCATGATAGACCTACTCTCCCCTGGCCGAGAAGATTTGCGATTCTCAAAGACATTGCGTTGGCTCTTAGTTACTTACATACAGAAGCTGACCAAGTTGTTATACACAGAGATATCAAAGCTTCTAACGTTATGTTGGACGCAGATTTCAACGGAAGGTTGGGAGATTTTGGTATGTCGAGGTTATATGACAGAGGGACTGATCCAACCACGACAGCTGCAGTTGGAACTATTGGGTACATGGCACCTGAGCTTACAACAATGGGACCTTCCACTGTGACTGATGTATATGCATTTGGTGTTTTCTTGCTTGAAATAACTTGTGGGAGGAGACCTGTGGAGGCTGGCTTTTCGGGTGCAAAACGTTTTCTTGTCCAATGGGTTGGTGAATGCTGGAGACGGTCTTCTTTGCTTGATGTTGTGGATCCAAGGTTGACAGAATTCTCATCCGGGGAAGTGGAGAGGGTTCTGAAAGTCGGTTTGCTATGTGCAAACCTTGCTCCAGAAGCAAGACCCTCCATGGAACAAGTGGTGCAATACGTAAATGGAAACTTAGCCTTGCCAGAGTTTTGGCCATATTCTCCCGGAATTGGAGTTCTCACTCCAACGGCGTTTTCACAAGCACAGCTCATGGTCCCTTCactctcattatcttcttcatcatccaacAACTCTATGTTTATTACTCATTCACTCCTCTACGGGAGTGGACGATGA
- the LOC106412139 gene encoding L-type lectin-domain containing receptor kinase I.8-like, translating to MAQGLDLTWMVISFLLLIHLSSQKETSFIFNGFRQGDLHVAGVAQILPGGLLQLTNTSEQKMGQAFFKQPLEFNSSESLSFSTHFACAMVRKPGVTGGNGIAFFLSPTMNLSEADATQYLGLFNTTTNMSPSSRIFAVELDTVQSAEFDDINNNHVGVNVNSLTSTVSAPAAYFSDKEGRSKSINLLSGDSIQVWVDYDGTILNVSLAPLRVQKPSQSLISTSLDLSALLQGRMFVGLSAATGQLANNHYILGWSFSRSKQSLQSLDISKLPKVPHPKKKLSPVLILLLIVLIIIVLLLLGGAYLYRRNKYAEVREEWEKEYGPHRYSYKTIYKATKGFHKDGFLGKGGFGEVYKGTLPREGDIAVKRFSHDGQRGMKQFVAEIASMGRLDHRNLVPLLGYCRRKREFFLISKYMPNGSLDQFLFRGGEESPSLPWTKRYWIVKGIASALCYLHREAAQVVLHRDIKASNVMLDSEFNGKLGDFGMARYHDHGANPTMTGAVGTVGYMAPELTSMGASTRTDVYAFGAFLLEVACGRRPVEPTAAAERQFLVKWVCECWRKKDMLKARDPRLSGESYSSRSVELVMKVGLLCTNLVPEARPEMERVVQYLEELVPLPDFEPETPGIGVLSSVMVGGSSSVVVSNGSCPATTESMFITHSIQYGEGR from the coding sequence ATGGCTCAAGGATTGGATCTGACCTGGATGGtgatctcttttcttcttctgattcatcTGTCAAGTCAAAAAGAAACTAGTTTCATCTTCAACGGTTTTCGCCAGGGAGATCTTCACGTTGCTGGGGTTGCTCAGATCCTTCCCGGTGGACTACTGCAGCTGACCAACACCTCAGAGCAGAAGATGGGTCAAGCTTTCTTCAAGCAGCCCTTGGAGTTCAACTCATCTGAATCTCTCTCCTTCTCAACTCATTTCGCCTGTGCAATGGTGCGTAAACCGGGAGTAACCGGAGGAAACGGGATCGCTTTCTTCCTATCTCCCACCATGAACCTTTCGGAGGCAGATGCAACTCAGTACTTGGGACTTTTCAACACCACGACCAATATGTCTCCTTCATCTCGTATCTTCGCTGTTGAGCTTGATACTGTCCAAAGCGCGGAGTTTGATGACATCAATAACAACCATGTTGGTGTCAACGTGAACAGCCTGACCTCAACCGTATCTGCTCCAGCTGCTTACTTTTCAGACAAAGAAGGTCGGAGTAAAAGCATTAATCTCTTGAGTGGAGATTCCATCCAGGTCTGGGTGGACTACGATGGAACCATACTAAACGTTTCACTCGCCCCTCTCCGAGTTCAGAAGCCGAGTCAGAGTCTTATCTCAACATCCCTCGATCTCTCAGCACTTCTCCAAGGCAGAATGTTTGTCGGACTATCTGCAGCAACAGGGCAGTTAGCAAACAACCATTACATACTCGGTTGGAGTTTCAGCAGAAGCAAACAGTCACTACAAAGCCTAGACATCTCCAAACTTCCCAAAGTTCCTCACCCCAAGAAAAAACTCTCCCCGGTGCTGATCCTTCTCTTGATTGTACTCATAATAATAGTCTTGTTACTCCTCGGAGGAGCTTACCTCTACAGGAGAAACAAGTACGCAGAAGTAAGAGAGGAATGGGAGAAAGAGTACGGTCCACACCGTTACTCTTACAAAACCATCTACAAAGCAACAAAAGGGTTCCACAAAGATGGGTTTCTCGGCAAAGGAGGGTTCGGAGAAGTCTACAAAGGAACTCTCCCTCGCGAAGGAGACATAGCAGTGAAGAGATTCTCACACGACGGGCAACGAGGGATGAAGCAGTTCGTGGCAGAGATAGCAAGCATGGGGAGATTAGACCACAGAAACTTAGTCCCGCTCCTAGGCTACTGCAGAAGAAAACGCGAGTTCTTCCTCATCTCCAAGTACATGCCCAACGGAAGCCTAGACCAGTTCTTGTTCCGAGGAGGAGAAGAATCACCATCTCTCCCTTGGACCAAACGTTATTGGATTGTAAAAGGAATAGCGTCAGCGCTCTGTTACTTACACAGAGAAGCCGCACAAGTTGTTCTCCACAGAGACATCAAAGCTTCGAACGTGATGCTCGACTCAGAGTTCAACGGGAAGCTGGGAGACTTCGGTATGGCTAGGTACCACGACCACGGAGCTAACCCGACCATGACGGGAGCTGTGGGAACCGTGGGATACATGGCTCCGGAGCTGACCTCGATGGGAGCTTCGACAAGAACCGACGTGTACGCGTTCGGAGCGTTCTTGCTCGAAGTAGCTTGCGGGAGGAGACCCGTGGAGCCTACCGCGGCGGCGGAGAGGCAGTTTCTTGTGAAGTGGGTTTGTGAGTGCTGGAGGAAGAAGGATATGCTCAAGGCTCGTGATCCTAGACTGAGCGGCGAGTCTTATTCGTCTCGGTCTGTGGAGTTGGTGATGAAAGTGGGGTTGCTGTGCACGAATCTTGTACCGGAAGCGAGGCCGGAGATGGAGAGAGTTGTGCAGTATCTTGAAGAGCTGGTTCCGTTGCCGGACTTTGAACCGGAGACGCCGGGGATTGGGGTGCTTAGTTCGGTTATGGTGGGAGGAAGCTCGTCGGTGGTGGTGTCTAACGGTTCGTGTCCGGCGACGACTGAGTCTATGTTTATTACTCACTCGATTCAGTACGGAGAAGGACGATGA
- the LOC106412195 gene encoding L-type lectin-domain containing receptor kinase I.9-like: MHRFVFREDLHIRSRLSVSSSAMARWLLHILIISSLHLVSLSSQQETRFVYEGFNSQEDLYLDASAKVLPKGLLQLTNDSDHQIGRAFYKKPIQFSSFSTHFVCALVPKPGKEAGHGLTFLVSSSLDFSHAQDSRFLGAFNASANGSQALAVELDTIWNPEYKDTKGRNHVGIDVNNPVSVAVAPASYYSDKKGRNENMTLLSGKPIHVWVDYDGTMLSVWIAPLKVQKPSRPLLSQPISLSKIFPNSSKLFVGFSAATGNAVSGHYILWWSFSTGRGSPHGLDISKLPKVPHPKAPRKNLPPWIIALVVCVAVAVLAFLAGVYVRRRKKYSEVSETWEKEFDAHRFSYKSLYKATKGFSKDEFLGKGGFGEVYRGDLPQGREIAVKRVLHNGDEGVKQFVAEVVSMECLKHRNLVPLFGYCRRKRELLLVSEYMPNGSLDEHLFDETKPVLPWSQRLVVVKGIASALWYLHTAADQVVLHRDVKASNIMLDAEFNGRLGDFGMARFHDHGGDAATTAAVGTVGYMAPELITMGASTATDVYAFGVFMLEVACGRRPVEPQLQPEKRHMIKWVCECWKKDALLDATDPRLGDEFSPEEVEMVMKLGLLCSNIVPESRPTMEQVVLYLNNNLPLPDFSPYTVGIGTFAPVLVDAASLVVSSASWSWSAPSMSSSSANHSPYAGQSTDQPWGQTIETKNSLHIVSEAEKPKTQTF, encoded by the coding sequence ATGCATCGCTTTGTGTTCAGAGAAGATCTACACATCAGATCCAGACTCTCTGTTTCATCATCAGCAATGGCTCGTTGGCTGCTTCACATCCTGATTATCTCCTCTCTTCATCTTGTTTCTCTATCAAGTCAACAAGAGACCAGGTTTGTCTATGAAGGTTTTAACTCCCAAGAAGATCTTTATCTAGACGCTTCTGCGAAAGTGCTTCCCAAAGGATTACTGCAGCTGACAAACGATTCAGATCATCAAATAGGCCGGGCATTCTACAAGAAACCAATTCAGTTCAGTTCCTTCTCAACACATTTCGTGTGTGCTCTGGTGCCTAAGCCAGGTAAAGAAGCCGGCCATGGTCTTACCTTTTTAGTATCTTCTTCTCTGGATTTCTCGCACGCACAAGATTCAAGATTCTTGGGGGCTTTCAACGCCTCAGCAAATGGATCTCAGGCTCTTGCTGTTGAGCTCGACACTATATGGAACCCAGAGTACAAAGACACCAAAGGTAGGAATCACGTGGGGATTGATGTGAACAATCCTGTATCTGTCGCAGTAGCTCCGGCGTCTTACTATTCCGACAAGAAAGGGAGAAACGAAAACATGACCCTCTTGAGTGGGAAGCCTATACATGTCTGGGTGGATTATGACGGCACTATGCTCAGTGTATGGATCGCACCTCTTAAAGTCCAGAAGCCAAGTCGGCCTCTTTTGTCGCAACCAATCAGCCTTTCAAAGATTTTTCCTAATAGTTCCAAACTGTTTGTTGGCTTCTCTGCTGCAACAGGGAACGCAGTGAGTGGTCACTATATTCTTTGGTGGAGTTTCAGCACAGGCAGAGGATCGCCTCATGGTCTTGACATCTCAAAACTTCCTAAAGTTCCTCATCCTAAAGCTCCACGTAAGAATCTACCTCCTTGGATTATTGCTCTGGTTGTTTGTGTGGCTGTTGCGGTTTTGGCTTTTCTTGCTGGAGTTTATGTCCGCAGGAGGAAGAAGTATTCTGAAGTTTCTGAAACATGGGAGAAGGAGTTTGATGCACATCGGTTCTCTTACAAGTCCTTGTACAAAGCAACAAAGGGTTTCAGTAAAGATGAGTTCCTCGGAAAAGGAGGCTTTGGGGAAGTCTATAGAGGAGATCTTCCGCAAGGCAGAGAAATAGCAGTGAAGAGAGTGTTACATAATGGTGATGAAGGTGTGAAGCAATTTGTGGCTGAAGTGGTGAGCATGGAATGTCTGAAACACAGGAATCTTGTTCCACTTTTTGGGTATTGCAGGAGGAAGCGGGAACTTCTTCTTGTCTCGGAGTACATGCCCAACGGTAGCCTTGACGAGCATTTGTTTGATGAGACGAAACCGGTTCTTCCTTGGTCACAGAGACTTGTGGTTGTTAAAGGAATCGCGTCTGCTCTGTGGTACCTCCATACAGCTGCTGACCAAGTTGTTCTGCACCGAGATGTCAAAGCTTCAAACATTATGTTGGACGCTGAGTTCAATGGTAGGTTAGGGGATTTTGGCATGGCTAGGTTTCATGACCACGGAGGCGATGCAGCCACAACAGCTGCTGTGGGAACAGTAGGGTACATGGCACCTGAGCTAATCACAATGGGAGCTTCCACTGCAACTGATGTTTACGCCTTTGGTGTTTTCATGCTTGAAGTAGCATGTGGGAGAAGACCAGTGGAACCGCAGTTGCAACCTGAGAAACGACATATGATCAAATGGGTTTGCGAGTGTTGGAAGAAGGATGCTTTGCTCGATGCCACTGATCCAAGACTGGGAGATGAGTTCTCACCAGAGGAAGTTGAGATGGTTATGAAACTCGGTCTGCTCTGTTCAAATATCGTGCCAGAGTCTAGGCCTACGATGGAACAAGTGGTCTTGTACCTAAACAACAACCTGCCTTTGCCAGATTTCTCACCATATACTGTGGGGATCGGCACATTTGCTCCGGTTCTGGTTGATGCAGCTTCCCTGGTAGTCTCATCAGCTTCATGGAGTTGGTCAGCACCCTCGATGTCTTCATCTTCTGCAAACCACTCACCTTACGCTGGTCAGTCAACAGATCAGCCTTGGGGACAGACAATAGAGACTAAGAACTCTCTTCACATAGTTTCAGAAGCGGAGAAGCCTAAGACTCAGACTTTCTAA